The sequence CATGGCGCAACGGGCCATTCTGGGCGCTACAGATCCATCGGACGTGTTTATTCCCTGTGTCATTGGCACCTATGTAACCACAGTTGTTGCGTTGGTAGCCGTTGCCATTAAGCAGCGGATAAACCTCATCAATGCAACTGTGCTGGGCTGGCTGGGTGGCGTTACAGCGGTGATTGGGGGAGCCTTATGGCTGTTGGCCGGCCGACCCAAAGAAGAAATCGAAACCTTTTCGAAGGTGTTTGGCAACGTCGTTCTGATGACCCTCATTGTTTCGTTTCTTCTCGGGGCCATCTGGAAAAAGGTTCCCATTTTTGAGACGTTCATTGAAGGAGCGAAAGGCGGGTTTGAAACGACGGTAAAGATCATTCCCTATCTGGTGGGAATGCTGGTAGCTATTGGTGCCTTCCGAAACGCCGGAGCCATGGACTATCTGGTTGGTGGTCTGAAATACCTGTTTGCGTTAACGGGCATGAATACCGACTTTACCGATGCGCTCCCCGTGGCACTGATGAAACCCCTGAGTGGCGCCGGCGCAAGGGCTTTGATGATCGATGCCATGAAACAATTTGGGCCGGATTCTTTCGTCGGTCGACTGGTTTGCATCTTTCAGGGGTCGGCCGATACCACTTTTTACATCGTAGCCCTGTATTTTGGCTCGGTGGGCATCCGTAATTCACGCCATGCCATACCCTACGGATTATTTGCCGATTTAGTTGGCGTTATCGCAGGTATTGCACTAGGATATTTCTTTTTTCACTGAGCAAAAACACCTTTGACGGTGTTATACCATTAGCAAAACCAGCTCAACAGATTAATCTACATGAATATTACGCAAGTCCGCGAACATCTTCATCGACTGATCGACGAAGTAGACGACATTTATGTACTCAATGGCCTGTATCGCACGCTGCTCTCCGACAAACGACAACGTGAAGATTACGAGAAAGAACAGGCTCGGTCTGACGAAAAAAAACAGACTCGGGGACGCTCTCATTAAAGCTTCCCGGAAAGGCCCCCAA comes from Spirosoma aureum and encodes:
- a CDS encoding nucleoside recognition domain-containing protein, whose protein sequence is MALNYIWVAFFVIAFLVALAKLIFLGDTEIFKIIVEGLFDSSKVAVMDIALPLAGVMTFFLGLLNIGEKAGAINFMARIIGPFFHKLFPEVPKDHPANGQMIMNFSANMIGLDNAATPFGLKAMASLQELNPSKDTASNAQIMFLVLHTSGLQIIPLSVMAQRAILGATDPSDVFIPCVIGTYVTTVVALVAVAIKQRINLINATVLGWLGGVTAVIGGALWLLAGRPKEEIETFSKVFGNVVLMTLIVSFLLGAIWKKVPIFETFIEGAKGGFETTVKIIPYLVGMLVAIGAFRNAGAMDYLVGGLKYLFALTGMNTDFTDALPVALMKPLSGAGARALMIDAMKQFGPDSFVGRLVCIFQGSADTTFYIVALYFGSVGIRNSRHAIPYGLFADLVGVIAGIALGYFFFH